One part of the Arachidicoccus terrestris genome encodes these proteins:
- a CDS encoding helix-turn-helix transcriptional regulator produces MKINSFFIALSLSLCFVSIAYGSPGPISSLLDSAYYCRLRADYNGNLMYLSKAQKAITRKTDPVLTAKVYSELSKQSIVSNTNYDLSKSYAQKSLAIGQQSKSPLATAYGYYAIANWYNYLDIRDIAVANAQKALHILSTHPDQDLQARLYYMMYGVYTNWNDMVQSGKYADLAIAAAIAAGQYEILSNAFTAKSIVMGYHYKKSKNSLYVDSIRLYLHKAVDLFEEHPGQVGIRTYAIANLNLANFFFQYQLENNGIQQDSIIYFTGIAERAAQNFDRNYEILGNVKGLHSEIALLKNEVPKAEAYLMDAYIHLKNAPRPSYYTLFNVAQGLTKLYERQKKYKSALFYQKEQQVFNDSIFNQARLQQVKKLEAQFENKKLQEDLKIADQEASNKKRLNIRLWAICLLLGVSLLLLLLYFKAKTRLHVQNALKLENEKEEERQRSAMRLQMEQTAKVQLETKQELLTLQKEQLEKEAMADALQIERKNNLLLELKDKLKKLETEGNRGTVDRLIREEMQIEEALQQSVKEFKHINPDFFQKLKEKSGNRLTPLELKHCAYLLLGLSTKEMASVFHVDPKSIRVSKYRIKQKLQLGKDTDLDNFIQSLK; encoded by the coding sequence ATGAAAATAAATAGCTTTTTTATAGCCCTTAGTCTATCACTATGTTTTGTCAGCATAGCATACGGCAGTCCAGGCCCTATTTCCTCCTTACTAGACTCGGCCTATTACTGCCGGCTTCGCGCCGACTATAATGGCAATCTGATGTATTTGTCGAAAGCACAAAAAGCCATCACCCGCAAAACAGACCCGGTATTGACAGCGAAGGTGTATAGTGAATTAAGCAAACAAAGTATTGTCTCGAACACAAATTATGATCTCTCTAAATCATACGCACAGAAGAGCCTGGCGATCGGACAACAGTCTAAAAGCCCGTTAGCCACCGCCTATGGCTATTACGCCATAGCCAACTGGTATAATTATCTGGATATACGGGATATAGCCGTCGCAAATGCCCAAAAAGCTTTACATATATTAAGCACCCATCCTGACCAGGATCTACAGGCCAGGCTTTACTATATGATGTATGGTGTATACACCAACTGGAACGACATGGTACAAAGCGGCAAATACGCCGATCTGGCGATCGCTGCAGCGATCGCTGCGGGTCAGTATGAAATATTGAGCAATGCATTCACCGCCAAGTCTATTGTGATGGGTTACCATTACAAAAAATCAAAAAACAGCTTGTATGTAGATAGCATACGTTTATATCTTCATAAGGCTGTTGATCTGTTTGAGGAGCATCCTGGCCAAGTAGGCATCCGGACATATGCTATTGCGAACCTAAACCTTGCCAATTTTTTCTTCCAGTATCAACTTGAGAATAACGGCATTCAGCAAGACAGTATTATATACTTTACAGGCATCGCGGAACGTGCAGCACAAAACTTTGACCGGAACTATGAGATACTGGGTAACGTAAAAGGACTCCATTCAGAAATAGCGCTCCTCAAAAACGAAGTGCCGAAGGCAGAAGCGTATCTGATGGATGCCTATATTCACTTAAAAAACGCACCTCGCCCTTCTTATTATACCTTATTCAATGTTGCGCAAGGCTTAACAAAACTATATGAGCGCCAGAAAAAATACAAATCTGCCTTATTCTATCAGAAAGAACAGCAAGTCTTTAATGATTCTATATTTAACCAAGCCCGTTTACAACAGGTCAAAAAATTAGAAGCACAATTCGAAAATAAAAAACTACAGGAAGACCTGAAAATCGCTGACCAGGAAGCAAGCAACAAAAAAAGGCTGAATATACGCTTGTGGGCTATTTGCTTATTACTGGGTGTCAGCCTACTTTTACTGTTACTATATTTTAAAGCTAAAACCAGGCTACATGTCCAAAATGCCCTGAAACTGGAAAATGAGAAAGAGGAAGAACGTCAAAGGAGTGCCATGCGACTACAAATGGAGCAAACAGCAAAGGTTCAACTGGAAACCAAACAAGAACTGCTTACTTTGCAAAAAGAACAACTGGAAAAAGAGGCCATGGCAGACGCGCTCCAGATTGAACGAAAAAATAACCTGTTATTAGAGCTTAAGGACAAATTGAAAAAGCTGGAGACTGAAGGAAACCGGGGCACGGTGGATCGGCTTATCCGTGAAGAAATGCAAATTGAGGAAGCATTGCAACAATCCGTAAAGGAGTTCAAACATATCAACCCTGATTTTTTCCAGAAGCTAAAAGAAAAATCAGGTAACAGGTTAACTCCATTGGAATTAAAACATTGCGCCTATCTCTTACTTGGGCTGTCCACAAAAGAAATGGCATCTGTATTCCATGTAGACCCTAAAAGTATAAGAGTAAGCAAGTATCGCATTAAACAGAAACTTCAACTGGGGAAAGACACCGATCTGGATAACTTTATTCAGAGTCTGAAATAA
- a CDS encoding SPFH domain-containing protein: MRLTNLPFLEIIQWLEDDPDVMMWKFPDSDQEIKNGARLIVRESQSAMLLNEGKIADTFEAGTHPLSTENIPILSRLKGWQYGFKSPFKVDVFYFSVRQFINLKWGTPAPIMMPDPRFGQIRVRGFGTYNIRIARPEAFFKEYAGATSIITIQDFERKLRDFIAPKFGEAIAVSGVSVLDLFKNLSVINDKIGPLISQFFDPFGIEITEFTVTSVNLPDEVSKYYDSVTGMNMVGDMEKYRQFNTALAIGQQGSALNEATRQGVGLGLVMGQITPVSGHQAVRSTNASPSDEAGNGSDTPAATPKNITEQFQTLKSLFDQGLIDNDEYRAKKAEILSKL; the protein is encoded by the coding sequence ATGCGCCTGACAAATTTACCCTTTTTAGAGATCATTCAATGGTTAGAAGATGATCCGGATGTTATGATGTGGAAGTTTCCGGACAGTGATCAGGAAATAAAAAACGGAGCCAGATTGATTGTTAGAGAAAGTCAGTCTGCCATGTTATTGAACGAGGGTAAAATAGCCGATACATTTGAGGCAGGAACCCATCCCCTATCCACAGAAAATATTCCGATCCTTTCGCGTTTAAAAGGATGGCAGTATGGTTTTAAAAGTCCATTTAAGGTAGACGTATTCTATTTCTCCGTCCGGCAGTTCATCAACTTAAAATGGGGCACACCCGCTCCGATCATGATGCCGGATCCCCGATTTGGCCAGATACGTGTTCGTGGATTCGGAACGTATAATATCAGGATTGCCCGTCCGGAGGCCTTTTTTAAAGAATATGCAGGAGCCACTTCCATAATCACCATTCAGGATTTTGAAAGAAAATTAAGAGACTTTATTGCCCCCAAATTTGGAGAGGCCATTGCAGTCAGCGGCGTATCCGTTCTCGACCTCTTCAAAAATCTAAGTGTCATTAATGATAAGATCGGTCCGTTAATCAGCCAGTTCTTTGATCCTTTTGGTATTGAAATCACTGAATTTACCGTAACATCAGTCAATCTCCCCGACGAAGTCAGTAAATACTATGACTCCGTCACAGGAATGAATATGGTCGGTGATATGGAAAAATACAGGCAATTCAATACCGCGTTGGCTATCGGACAGCAGGGAAGCGCATTGAACGAAGCCACACGGCAAGGCGTGGGTTTAGGGTTGGTCATGGGACAGATCACCCCGGTAAGTGGGCATCAGGCTGTAAGGTCTACAAATGCCAGTCCTTCAGATGAAGCAGGCAATGGCAGCGATACCCCTGCTGCCACGCCAAAGAATATTACCGAACAGTTTCAAACCTTAAAATCCCTTTTCGACCAAGGATTAATAGATAACGATGAATATAGAGCCAAGAAGGCAGAGATTCTTTCAAAACTATAA
- a CDS encoding YidH family protein gives MENQKKSVTKLPISDILANERTFLAWVRTSIGIMGFGFVVVKFSLFIRQVSIALNAEQGLPPNTGYSQVIGLFLVALGGLVIVFAYLRYRKSRKQLEEGNYNHSDLLIKVSTVFIFIICILLLIYLCWNLTFIQ, from the coding sequence ATGGAAAATCAAAAAAAGTCAGTTACAAAGCTCCCAATAAGCGATATACTGGCAAACGAACGGACATTTTTAGCCTGGGTCCGGACAAGCATCGGCATTATGGGGTTCGGGTTCGTAGTCGTCAAATTTTCTTTATTTATCCGGCAGGTATCGATCGCATTAAATGCTGAACAGGGCTTACCGCCGAACACCGGCTATTCGCAGGTAATCGGCTTATTTTTAGTGGCGCTGGGAGGCCTGGTCATCGTCTTTGCTTATTTACGTTACCGAAAATCACGTAAACAATTGGAAGAGGGTAACTATAATCACTCAGATTTGTTAATCAAAGTTAGTACCGTTTTCATTTTCATCATCTGTATATTGCTTTTAATTTATTTGTGCTGGAATTTGACATTTATCCAATAA
- a CDS encoding DUF6620 family protein translates to MFKKMFKDLTENLIDKAQKAAADQGGSPHNEALKAYMDGDMQKVMDVGAASKGIKTMNTATEDPNDPLLQPVHGISIADYAAGMARMGAGCTDAEIAEALGVETPQWAEAKTTWNNRMRSDGTYNVVNVYSKYYGEAQSHPKLATLEPKNKPATTVSSEAAKATLEKLASDKYYFYEIQGALQAAYDNGIDGAQWLVDELGVTISQVNEAGFKWMSDFSIMAAMDDYQEQKKKEYSAKFASEHGTGSIVDDIEF, encoded by the coding sequence ATGTTTAAAAAGATGTTTAAAGACCTTACAGAAAACTTAATAGACAAAGCACAGAAAGCAGCCGCCGATCAAGGGGGTTCGCCGCATAATGAAGCATTAAAAGCATATATGGACGGAGATATGCAGAAGGTCATGGATGTCGGTGCAGCGTCAAAGGGCATTAAAACCATGAACACGGCGACTGAAGACCCTAATGATCCGTTATTACAGCCTGTACATGGCATTTCTATCGCAGACTATGCAGCCGGGATGGCCAGAATGGGAGCAGGGTGTACGGATGCAGAAATTGCTGAAGCATTAGGGGTCGAAACGCCACAATGGGCAGAAGCCAAGACAACCTGGAATAACCGTATGCGTTCAGACGGCACTTACAATGTCGTCAACGTCTATTCCAAATATTATGGGGAGGCCCAAAGCCATCCTAAACTAGCGACTCTCGAACCCAAAAACAAACCGGCAACCACTGTTTCCTCTGAAGCCGCCAAAGCGACTTTAGAGAAGCTTGCTTCTGATAAATATTACTTTTACGAAATCCAGGGAGCATTGCAGGCCGCCTATGACAACGGAATTGACGGGGCTCAATGGCTAGTGGATGAGTTAGGCGTTACCATTTCTCAGGTAAATGAGGCTGGTTTTAAGTGGATGAGTGATTTTAGCATTATGGCAGCAATGGATGATTATCAGGAGCAAAAGAAAAAGGAATACAGTGCTAAATTCGCCAGCGAGCACGGCACAGGAAGTATAGTAGATGATATTGAATTTTAA
- a CDS encoding Lrp/AsnC family transcriptional regulator, whose protein sequence is MYELDETDMLLLKLLAENAKYTNKELAGMVNLSPSPVFERIKRLEGNGFIKKYIAILDAEKFNRGFIVFCNIKLKQHNKEIGNSFVADIMNIDEVVECYNISGDYDFILKVYARDMKHYQDFVFNKLGSVKSIGSTHSTFVMSEIKNTHNISF, encoded by the coding sequence ATGTATGAACTGGATGAAACAGATATGTTGCTGTTGAAGTTACTGGCCGAAAATGCGAAATACACAAATAAGGAATTGGCCGGCATGGTGAATCTTTCTCCATCTCCCGTATTTGAACGGATTAAAAGGCTGGAAGGCAATGGATTTATTAAAAAATATATTGCTATACTGGACGCAGAGAAGTTCAACCGGGGCTTTATCGTTTTTTGTAACATCAAACTAAAGCAACATAATAAAGAGATAGGTAATAGCTTTGTAGCTGATATTATGAATATCGATGAGGTGGTCGAATGTTATAACATTTCCGGAGATTACGATTTCATTTTAAAAGTATATGCCCGCGATATGAAACACTATCAGGATTTTGTTTTTAATAAACTGGGGTCAGTTAAAAGTATTGGCAGTACACATAGCACTTTTGTGATGTCTGAAATTAAAAATACCCATAATATAAGTTTTTGA
- a CDS encoding major royal jelly family protein: MKKNRLIQVLACVVIGTVSLTGRGKAQDKGGQALQTVAEFGRSMAIGLSVNSANRLFVSFPNYDGDGKYALAEVVKGTLKAYPNEAWNLEQSDNKNHFVRLQDLFVDDQDNLWVLDSKPAPGGDIFKTGEPKQKAGRFSLIKINTKADQVEKIYNFPNLDKSFSALNDVRVDTKRQVAYLSDPGQAAIVVLDLLSGRSRTVLSRTTFTLADDIVLRYSGREMKDRKGRPFRSNVNGIALTHDGQYLYFKPINEEFLFRINTRFLRDASLSEKELETKVENMGKVGVTHGLIADRAGNIYLTTSEGYSISYLTPEGQLKVLIKDKRLLWPDSMGIGSDGYLYVSCAQLQLLPAWNKGENRTQYPYRAYRVRLPVK; encoded by the coding sequence ATGAAAAAGAATAGATTGATCCAGGTCTTGGCCTGTGTAGTTATCGGGACGGTTAGTTTAACCGGTCGCGGGAAGGCCCAGGATAAGGGCGGACAAGCACTTCAGACGGTTGCAGAGTTTGGCAGGAGCATGGCCATAGGTCTTAGCGTAAATTCCGCAAACAGGCTATTTGTTTCTTTCCCAAACTATGATGGTGATGGCAAATATGCTTTAGCTGAGGTTGTCAAGGGCACATTGAAAGCTTACCCTAATGAAGCATGGAATCTAGAGCAGTCAGACAATAAGAACCATTTTGTCAGGCTCCAGGATTTATTTGTGGATGATCAGGACAATTTATGGGTATTGGATTCTAAACCGGCCCCTGGCGGCGATATCTTTAAGACGGGTGAGCCAAAGCAAAAAGCCGGCCGCTTTTCCTTGATCAAAATCAACACAAAGGCTGATCAGGTAGAAAAAATTTACAACTTTCCCAATTTAGATAAATCTTTTTCTGCACTAAATGATGTTCGTGTAGACACTAAAAGGCAGGTAGCTTATCTCTCAGATCCTGGTCAGGCTGCCATTGTCGTATTGGATCTCCTGTCTGGCAGATCCAGGACAGTACTTTCCAGAACAACCTTTACACTTGCTGATGATATTGTATTGCGTTACAGTGGCCGGGAAATGAAAGATCGAAAAGGGCGACCGTTTAGGTCTAATGTTAATGGGATCGCATTAACGCATGACGGGCAGTATCTTTATTTTAAACCCATAAATGAGGAATTTTTATTCCGGATTAATACCCGTTTTTTGAGAGATGCCTCTTTATCAGAAAAAGAGCTGGAAACGAAGGTGGAAAATATGGGTAAAGTAGGTGTCACCCACGGGCTGATAGCAGACAGGGCAGGTAATATTTATCTGACGACTTCCGAAGGATATTCAATTTCCTATTTGACACCGGAAGGTCAGTTGAAAGTATTGATTAAAGACAAAAGATTACTCTGGCCCGATTCAATGGGTATCGGGTCAGACGGTTATCTGTATGTCTCCTGCGCTCAGCTACAGCTATTACCGGCATGGAATAAAGGTGAAAATAGAACACAGTATCCATACCGGGCATATCGGGTACGACTGCCAGTGAAGTAA
- a CDS encoding TIM-barrel domain-containing protein, which translates to MANATNFDPADSVSSKIERAEQINPTTVQLVFTDNHRLSIDFFGENIFRIFEDIKGGIIRDPEAKPEAQILVDNPRKNPGILSVTDRDGEIIISTDAVALQFDKGSAVFRVTNKVTGKTAIQSLHSIDFSDDKVTLSLKENTDEYYYGGGVQNGRFSHKGHQISIENQNSWTDGGVASPTPFYWSTAGYGIMFYTFKKGTYDFGSKNKGVVTLSHDAAYFDAFFMVDTGAEKLLQDFYQLTGNPVLLPKFAFYEGHLNAYNRDYWKQDSTGILFEDGKRYKESQKNNGGIKESLNGEKGNYQFSARAVIDRYASHDMPLGWLLPNDGYGAGYGQTSTLDSNIANLRSLDDYARSKGVEIGLWTQSDLHPKPGISALLQRDIVKEVRDAGVRVLKTDVAWVGAGYSFGLNGVADVGHIVPYYGHAARPFIISLDGWAGTQRYAGVWSGDQTGGNWEYIRFHIPTFIGSGLSGQPNITSDMDGIFGGKNPVVNARGFEWKTFTPMELNMDGWGANEKYPQALGEPTTSINRTYLKLKSALLPYTYSIAHQAVTGLPMVRAMFLQYPNAYTLGTATKYQFMYGPGLLVAPIYQSTQMDKEGNDIRNNIYLPEGQWVDYFTGQQYAGNVVLNSFDAPIWKLPVFVKRGAIIPMTLPNNNIHGIRNDLRIYELYPYGKSSFEQYDDDGRTQAYKDGEGATTLIESRLTGSNARITVHATKGTFKGFVKEKSTLFKINLTEQPKSVSVKLGSHKVKLTEVSSLEAFNQTDNVYFYNSAPNLNQFATKGSAFEKVKMIKNPQVWVKVGKSDITKNDLQLDIKGYAFAPVDRSMTHTDDLTIPGRLTVLDSNKAAYSLNLTWSKVAGADYYEIEYDGMRYTHIIPTHFLFEQLQPETDYSFKLRAVNKGGTSDWATLEAKTSKDPLEFAVHNITAVCTAPSQGRRMGINKMFDFDESTDWHTDYDTKAVPFDVVIDLHSVNELDKMQYLPRISGRNGIITKGKVYYSLDKSDWKEVSEFTWKSDNEIKEFTFKGHPSARYIKIEVEAGIGQFGSGRELYIFKVPGSESYLPGDINNDHKIDRNDLTSYMNYTGLRQGDGDFEGYISNGDINKNGLIDAYDISVVATQLDGGVRLKRSQTPLEGSLVITAGKADYKKGETIEILVKGKGLKNVNALSFALPYNPDDFEYETVQTLHTGKMENLTYDRLHSNGKKVLYPTFVNIGEQTVLDGSDDLFIIKFKAKRSLKLNLIATERILVDPALDFTAAPAAIKID; encoded by the coding sequence ATGGCTAATGCAACCAATTTCGATCCTGCGGACAGCGTTTCCAGCAAGATCGAGCGGGCGGAACAGATCAATCCGACTACAGTACAGTTAGTATTTACAGACAACCACAGGCTGAGTATTGACTTTTTTGGAGAAAATATTTTCAGAATCTTTGAAGATATTAAAGGTGGTATTATACGCGATCCTGAGGCAAAACCAGAGGCGCAGATATTGGTTGATAATCCCAGAAAGAATCCCGGAATACTGAGTGTCACAGATCGCGATGGAGAAATTATCATCAGTACAGATGCCGTTGCGCTGCAATTCGATAAAGGAAGCGCGGTATTTAGGGTCACCAACAAAGTAACCGGTAAAACGGCTATACAGTCTCTGCATTCAATTGATTTCAGCGATGACAAAGTAACGCTTTCCCTTAAAGAAAATACGGATGAATATTACTATGGCGGTGGCGTCCAAAACGGCCGTTTTTCCCATAAAGGACATCAAATATCGATAGAAAATCAGAATAGCTGGACAGATGGCGGGGTGGCCTCTCCGACGCCTTTTTACTGGTCTACCGCTGGTTATGGTATCATGTTCTATACTTTTAAGAAAGGTACTTACGATTTTGGATCAAAAAATAAGGGCGTTGTTACCCTGTCACACGATGCAGCCTATTTCGACGCCTTTTTTATGGTTGACACGGGTGCCGAAAAATTGCTACAGGATTTCTATCAGTTAACAGGTAATCCGGTTTTGCTGCCTAAGTTTGCTTTTTACGAAGGCCATTTAAATGCGTATAATCGTGATTATTGGAAGCAAGACTCTACGGGTATTCTGTTTGAAGATGGTAAAAGATATAAAGAAAGCCAGAAAAATAACGGCGGGATCAAAGAATCGCTGAATGGTGAAAAAGGCAATTATCAGTTCTCTGCCAGGGCAGTGATTGACCGGTATGCCAGTCACGACATGCCACTAGGCTGGCTGTTGCCCAATGACGGATACGGTGCCGGATATGGGCAAACCAGTACACTGGATAGCAATATCGCTAATTTGAGATCTCTGGATGATTATGCGCGCAGCAAAGGGGTCGAAATCGGTCTTTGGACACAGTCCGACCTGCATCCTAAACCGGGTATCAGCGCATTGCTGCAAAGAGACATTGTGAAAGAAGTTCGTGATGCAGGGGTAAGGGTATTAAAAACCGATGTCGCCTGGGTAGGTGCCGGTTATTCGTTTGGGTTAAACGGGGTCGCTGATGTGGGACATATTGTGCCATATTATGGCCACGCAGCCAGGCCGTTTATTATATCATTAGACGGATGGGCCGGCACGCAAAGGTATGCGGGCGTCTGGTCCGGTGATCAGACCGGCGGAAACTGGGAGTATATTCGTTTCCATATTCCGACTTTTATTGGATCGGGGCTTTCCGGGCAACCCAATATCACCTCTGATATGGATGGGATTTTCGGTGGTAAGAATCCGGTGGTCAATGCCAGGGGGTTTGAATGGAAGACGTTTACTCCGATGGAGCTCAACATGGATGGTTGGGGTGCTAATGAAAAGTATCCCCAGGCTCTGGGAGAGCCCACGACGTCCATTAACCGTACCTATCTTAAACTTAAATCAGCATTGCTCCCTTATACTTATAGTATAGCCCACCAGGCAGTTACAGGCCTGCCAATGGTCAGAGCTATGTTTTTGCAGTATCCTAACGCATACACCCTGGGTACCGCCACAAAATATCAGTTTATGTATGGGCCGGGATTGCTGGTGGCTCCAATCTATCAATCCACCCAAATGGATAAGGAAGGTAACGATATTCGGAATAATATTTATTTACCAGAAGGGCAATGGGTCGATTATTTTACCGGCCAGCAATATGCAGGAAACGTCGTATTGAACAGTTTTGATGCGCCAATATGGAAATTGCCCGTTTTTGTAAAAAGAGGTGCTATTATCCCTATGACCTTACCCAATAATAATATACACGGCATCCGGAATGATTTACGGATCTATGAGCTTTACCCTTACGGTAAGTCCTCCTTTGAACAATATGATGATGATGGCAGGACTCAGGCCTATAAAGACGGTGAAGGCGCCACTACACTTATTGAATCCAGGCTGACCGGGAGCAATGCCCGGATTACGGTGCATGCAACTAAGGGCACCTTCAAGGGGTTTGTGAAAGAAAAATCGACACTGTTTAAAATCAACCTGACTGAGCAACCCAAGTCTGTTTCTGTAAAACTGGGTAGTCATAAAGTGAAACTTACTGAGGTGTCATCCCTGGAGGCTTTTAATCAAACAGATAATGTTTATTTCTATAATTCCGCGCCTAATTTGAATCAGTTCGCGACAAAGGGTAGTGCTTTTGAGAAAGTTAAAATGATCAAGAATCCACAGGTCTGGGTAAAGGTTGGCAAGTCAGACATTACAAAAAATGATTTGCAGCTTGATATAAAGGGTTATGCATTTGCGCCAGTAGACAGGTCCATGACCCATACAGACGATCTTACGATACCTGGCCGTTTAACTGTATTGGACAGCAACAAAGCCGCTTATTCATTAAATCTTACATGGAGTAAGGTCGCTGGTGCGGATTATTATGAGATTGAGTATGACGGTATGCGGTATACACATATTATACCGACCCATTTTTTGTTTGAACAGTTGCAACCTGAAACAGATTATAGTTTTAAACTTAGGGCAGTGAATAAAGGAGGTACTTCTGACTGGGCAACGCTCGAAGCAAAAACAAGCAAGGATCCTCTTGAGTTTGCAGTTCATAATATTACTGCAGTATGTACTGCTCCGTCACAGGGGCGCCGCATGGGTATCAATAAAATGTTTGATTTTGACGAGAGCACTGACTGGCATACGGACTATGATACCAAAGCGGTGCCGTTTGATGTTGTAATTGACCTGCATTCTGTGAACGAACTGGATAAAATGCAGTATCTGCCTCGCATCAGTGGCAGAAATGGAATCATAACCAAAGGGAAAGTTTACTATAGTCTGGATAAAAGCGACTGGAAGGAAGTCAGTGAATTTACGTGGAAGAGCGATAACGAAATCAAAGAATTTACTTTTAAAGGCCATCCGTCCGCAAGATACATTAAAATAGAGGTTGAAGCAGGTATTGGTCAGTTCGGGTCAGGTCGTGAACTATATATTTTTAAAGTGCCTGGATCAGAAAGCTATCTGCCGGGGGATATTAACAATGATCATAAGATCGATCGAAATGACCTGACCTCTTATATGAACTACACCGGATTAAGGCAAGGAGACGGCGACTTTGAGGGATATATCAGTAACGGAGATATTAATAAAAATGGGCTCATTGATGCCTATGATATTTCTGTGGTGGCCACGCAGCTGGACGGAGGCGTACGATTAAAAAGAAGTCAGACCCCTCTTGAGGGATCGCTGGTAATCACCGCCGGGAAAGCGGATTATAAGAAGGGAGAAACCATAGAAATTCTTGTCAAAGGAAAAGGCTTGAAAAATGTGAATGCCTTGAGTTTCGCACTGCCATATAATCCTGATGATTTTGAGTATGAAACGGTTCAGACGTTACATACGGGTAAAATGGAGAATCTGACCTATGATCGTTTGCATTCGAATGGGAAGAAGGTATTGTATCCGACATTTGTCAACATAGGGGAGCAAACCGTTTTAGATGGTAGTGATGATCTGTTTATCATTAAATTCAAAGCTAAACGTTCGCTGAAACTGAACCTGATAGCAACGGAGCGTATTTTGGTGGATCCGGCACTGGACTTCACAGCGGCACCAGCTGCTATAAAAATTGATTAA
- a CDS encoding NADPH-dependent FMN reductase yields the protein MSATHIGIFVGSLRKGSYSKSIAGFIEGLSSDRFSYKIIEIGNLPLYNQDYDDEGTAPETYEKFRKSVKPLDGVLFITPEYNRSVPAVLKNAIDVGSRPYGQSVWSGKPGAIISSSPGIYGGFGANHHLRQSLVFLNVLPLQQPECYLPKIADSINEQGELTSDKLKESLGRFIEAFEKWVMTTKES from the coding sequence ATGAGCGCAACGCATATCGGTATTTTTGTAGGGAGTTTGAGAAAAGGGTCTTATTCAAAAAGTATTGCAGGTTTTATTGAAGGGCTTTCTTCTGATCGCTTTAGTTACAAAATTATTGAGATCGGGAATCTCCCGTTATATAATCAGGATTATGATGATGAAGGGACCGCTCCGGAAACTTATGAGAAGTTCAGAAAATCGGTTAAGCCTTTGGATGGGGTATTGTTCATTACGCCTGAATATAACCGTTCCGTGCCGGCTGTATTAAAAAATGCCATAGATGTTGGTAGCCGTCCTTATGGACAGAGTGTGTGGTCAGGTAAACCAGGCGCCATCATAAGTTCCTCTCCCGGAATCTACGGTGGTTTTGGTGCCAACCATCATTTACGTCAGTCTCTGGTATTTTTAAACGTATTGCCGCTTCAACAGCCTGAGTGTTACTTGCCTAAAATCGCAGATAGTATTAATGAACAGGGAGAGCTGACTAGTGACAAGCTCAAAGAATCATTGGGTAGGTTCATAGAAGCCTTCGAAAAATGGGTGATGACCACGAAAGAATCGTAA
- a CDS encoding eL43 family ribosomal protein, producing MEQKDSQKQPRAASLIQKMKQTLRSQKRDIPAATAPTFYLHTCPNCGAGRAKSDGVTHCAYCNFEFIKAQITDGIHLKKSDNSPS from the coding sequence ATGGAGCAAAAAGATTCGCAGAAGCAGCCGAGGGCTGCAAGCCTGATCCAGAAAATGAAACAAACCCTCCGGTCTCAGAAGCGGGATATCCCTGCTGCGACGGCCCCTACGTTTTATCTGCACACGTGTCCGAATTGTGGTGCCGGAAGAGCGAAAAGTGATGGTGTAACTCACTGTGCATACTGCAACTTTGAGTTTATCAAAGCTCAAATAACAGATGGCATTCATTTAAAAAAATCCGACAATTCACCCTCCTAA